In Clostridium swellfunianum, a genomic segment contains:
- the ispG gene encoding flavodoxin-dependent (E)-4-hydroxy-3-methylbut-2-enyl-diphosphate synthase, whose amino-acid sequence MERINTRKIKVGKIYIGGDSPITVQSMTNTDTRNAVATIEQILGLEEAGCDIIRCAVPDMEASEALREITKQIHIPLVADIHFDYNLALASIKNGVSALRINPGNIGSPERVRMVAEAAKEKGIPIRIGVNSGSLEKELLERYGRVCPEALVESALRHVDILENLNFNDIVISIKSSNVLQMIDSYRLISQKVDYPLHIGVTESGTIWRGTIKSSVGIGALLCEGIGDTIRVSLTGDPVEEVKVGKEILKSVGYLQEGVEFVSCPTCGRTQIDLISIAKEVEDRLGTLNKKIKIAVMGCAVNGPGEAREADIGIAGGNGEGLIFKKGKIIKKVKEQDLVGELIKEIENL is encoded by the coding sequence ATGGAAAGAATTAACACAAGAAAAATTAAAGTAGGAAAAATATATATAGGTGGAGATTCTCCAATAACAGTTCAATCCATGACTAATACAGATACAAGAAATGCAGTTGCCACTATAGAACAGATACTAGGACTGGAAGAGGCTGGCTGTGATATAATCAGGTGTGCTGTACCTGACATGGAAGCAAGTGAAGCACTTAGGGAAATAACAAAGCAGATACATATTCCTTTGGTTGCAGATATACACTTTGATTATAACTTAGCCTTAGCTTCAATAAAAAATGGAGTATCAGCACTAAGAATTAATCCTGGTAATATAGGAAGTCCTGAACGAGTAAGAATGGTTGCGGAGGCTGCTAAAGAAAAAGGTATACCAATCAGGATAGGTGTAAACTCAGGTTCGCTTGAAAAGGAGCTATTAGAGCGGTATGGAAGAGTGTGCCCTGAAGCTCTTGTAGAAAGTGCTCTTAGACATGTAGATATTTTGGAAAATCTAAACTTTAATGATATAGTAATTTCTATAAAGTCTTCAAATGTACTGCAAATGATTGATAGCTATAGATTAATATCACAAAAGGTAGACTATCCTTTGCACATTGGAGTTACGGAGTCTGGAACCATTTGGAGAGGAACAATAAAGTCAAGCGTTGGCATAGGTGCCCTTTTATGCGAAGGTATAGGAGATACAATTAGAGTGTCTCTTACTGGTGATCCAGTTGAAGAAGTAAAAGTAGGTAAAGAAATACTTAAATCAGTTGGTTATTTGCAGGAAGGCGTAGAGTTCGTATCCTGTCCTACCTGTGGCAGAACACAAATAGATTTAATAAGTATAGCGAAAGAAGTAGAGGATAGATTAGGAACCTTAAATAAAAAAATTAAGATTGCAGTGATGGGCTGTGCTGTAAATGGACCTGGAGAAGCTAGAGAAGCTGATATAGGCATAGCTGGAGGAAATGGAGAAGGGTTAATATTTAAAAAAGGAAAAATTATCAAGAAAGTTAAGGAGCAAGATTTAGTAGGAGAACTTATCAAGGAAATAGAAAATCTATAA
- the rseP gene encoding RIP metalloprotease RseP: MYILGAILAFSVLVIVHELGHFTLAKLNGVKVEEFSLGMGPKLFGIKGKETEYLIKALPIGGYVRMLGEEEKVSDARAFSSKSPVQKLSIIAAGPLMNFILAILMFAFIGSIRGFALPVVDTVDKDKPAYSAGIQNGDKIIMVNNKKIKTWDDFFTEVYLANGSTMNIKLLRNGETKSIDVTPVKDTVENRYIVGIRPVLLEKPSFGQSVSYGFTQTKTIIGQTFSVLKTLFTGKASAGDIGGPITIIKVSTKAAEQGIIPLMAFAAYLSVQLAIFNIIPFPALDGGWIFLLLFEIITRKKLDDNKVGVLNYIGFAILMALMVVVVIKDILYPIKL, translated from the coding sequence ATTTACATATTAGGTGCAATACTTGCCTTTAGCGTACTGGTAATCGTTCATGAACTAGGACATTTTACGTTAGCAAAATTAAATGGGGTTAAGGTTGAAGAATTTTCATTAGGAATGGGTCCGAAGCTATTTGGTATTAAAGGTAAGGAAACTGAATATTTGATAAAAGCTCTTCCAATAGGTGGTTATGTTAGAATGTTAGGGGAAGAAGAAAAGGTATCTGATGCTAGAGCTTTTTCAAGCAAATCACCTGTGCAAAAACTGAGTATAATAGCAGCGGGACCATTAATGAACTTTATACTTGCCATACTTATGTTTGCTTTTATTGGATCCATAAGAGGATTTGCACTACCTGTTGTTGATACAGTAGATAAGGATAAGCCTGCATATTCTGCTGGCATACAAAATGGCGATAAAATTATTATGGTAAACAATAAAAAAATTAAAACCTGGGATGACTTTTTTACTGAAGTGTACCTGGCTAATGGCAGTACTATGAATATTAAATTGTTAAGAAACGGGGAAACAAAGTCAATAGATGTTACACCTGTTAAAGATACGGTGGAAAACAGATATATTGTGGGAATAAGACCAGTTCTTTTGGAAAAGCCGAGCTTTGGTCAGTCTGTATCCTATGGATTCACACAAACTAAAACCATTATAGGCCAAACTTTTAGCGTTTTAAAGACGTTGTTCACAGGAAAGGCATCTGCTGGAGATATTGGTGGACCTATAACAATTATTAAGGTTTCTACTAAAGCTGCTGAACAAGGTATAATTCCGCTTATGGCATTTGCAGCTTACCTGAGCGTTCAACTAGCTATATTTAATATAATACCATTTCCAGCACTTGATGGAGGTTGGATTTTCTTGCTTCTATTTGAGATAATTACACGTAAAAAGCTAGATGACAATAAGGTAGGCGTATTAAATTACATTGGCTTTGCTATTCTTATGGCATTGATGGTAGTTGTTGTCATTAAGGATATATTATACCCAATAAAACTATAA
- a CDS encoding 1-deoxy-D-xylulose-5-phosphate reductoisomerase, whose amino-acid sequence MKYISILGATGSIGTQTLDVIRQEREKFSLEGISVNKNYDSTIQIINEFAPKYVAVMDESTYESVKNYCHEANKSIHVFYGMEGLNKIATIPNVDIVVTSIVGMIGLVPTLNAIKAGKHIALANKETLVVGGEIVMAEAKKNDVMILPVDSEHGAVFQCLQGNNREEVDKIILTASGGPFRGKTTKDLVSVTCDDALKHPKWSMGKKISIDSATLMNKGLEVIEAHWLFGIDYKNIDVVVHPQSIIHSMVQYVDGSVMAQLGTTDMKLPIQYAINYPRRQKRVVDTLDFYNLGSLSFDKPDLETFKCLKLAYEAGNTGGTMPAILNGSNEIAVELFLEKKISFLKIADIIEECMNKFSYSSKLTVEDILQTDSDVRKYVLKTYGE is encoded by the coding sequence TTGAAATACATAAGTATACTAGGGGCAACAGGTTCTATTGGTACTCAAACTCTAGATGTCATAAGGCAGGAAAGAGAAAAATTTTCTCTAGAAGGTATATCAGTAAATAAAAATTATGATTCAACAATACAAATAATCAATGAGTTTGCGCCAAAATACGTAGCGGTGATGGATGAATCTACCTATGAAAGTGTTAAAAATTACTGTCATGAAGCTAATAAAAGTATCCACGTTTTTTATGGAATGGAAGGGTTAAATAAAATTGCTACTATTCCTAATGTTGACATTGTAGTTACTTCAATTGTAGGAATGATAGGCCTTGTCCCTACATTAAATGCCATAAAAGCAGGAAAACATATTGCTTTAGCTAACAAGGAAACCTTAGTAGTAGGTGGAGAAATTGTTATGGCTGAGGCGAAAAAAAATGATGTAATGATTTTGCCTGTAGACTCAGAACATGGTGCGGTGTTTCAATGTCTTCAAGGAAATAATAGAGAAGAAGTTGATAAAATAATATTAACTGCATCAGGGGGACCCTTTAGAGGAAAAACAACGAAAGACTTAGTAAGTGTTACATGTGATGACGCTCTAAAACATCCGAAATGGAGCATGGGGAAAAAAATAAGTATAGATTCAGCTACACTAATGAATAAAGGGCTTGAAGTTATTGAAGCTCACTGGCTTTTCGGAATAGATTATAAAAATATCGATGTAGTGGTACATCCTCAAAGTATCATTCATTCCATGGTTCAATATGTGGATGGAAGCGTAATGGCTCAACTAGGAACTACTGATATGAAGCTTCCAATTCAATACGCAATTAACTATCCTAGAAGACAAAAAAGAGTGGTGGATACATTAGATTTTTATAATTTGGGAAGTTTATCCTTTGACAAACCTGACTTAGAAACGTTTAAGTGCTTAAAGCTTGCTTATGAAGCTGGAAACACAGGTGGAACAATGCCTGCTATTTTAAATGGATCGAATGAAATAGCCGTAGAACTATTTCTAGAAAAGAAGATAAGCTTTCTCAAAATAGCGGATATAATCGAGGAATGTATGAATAAGTTTTCTTATTCAAGCAAATTAACTGTGGAGGATATATTGCAGACTGACAGTGATGTAAGAAAATATGTGCTTAAAACATATGGGGAGTAA
- a CDS encoding phosphatidate cytidylyltransferase: protein MNKRYLGALILSPLIIFLFVGGVYLKYFTLIVSLVGMHEFFTVVKVKNINALSYISYGVAIIYYTILLDTSMSFQTLTLLIVAAAFIMLCVPVINTKYNFIDVAVSMLGFIYVAVFFSFIVLVNGKTYGRYLIWLIFISSWLCDTTAYYVGRFLGKNKLCPKVSPKKTIEGSIGGLLGSAAACGIFGFIIKSYGVNIDLIHFILIGLICGVFCQFGDLVASSIKRYVNVKDYSNLIPGHGGILDRFDSILFASVVVYYYVSLVIGI, encoded by the coding sequence ATGAATAAACGATATTTAGGAGCGCTAATACTTTCTCCGCTGATTATATTTTTATTCGTGGGCGGGGTTTATCTTAAATATTTTACACTTATTGTTTCTTTGGTTGGTATGCATGAATTTTTCACTGTGGTTAAGGTTAAAAATATAAATGCACTTAGTTATATAAGCTACGGTGTAGCTATTATCTACTATACGATACTGCTAGATACATCCATGAGCTTTCAGACACTTACACTCTTAATAGTTGCAGCTGCATTTATTATGCTTTGTGTTCCAGTTATAAATACAAAATATAATTTTATAGATGTTGCTGTAAGCATGCTAGGATTTATTTATGTAGCAGTATTCTTCAGTTTTATAGTTTTAGTTAATGGTAAAACCTATGGGCGTTATTTAATATGGTTAATATTTATTTCTTCCTGGCTTTGTGATACAACAGCCTACTATGTAGGAAGATTTCTAGGAAAAAATAAATTGTGCCCTAAAGTAAGCCCTAAAAAGACAATCGAAGGGTCAATTGGAGGACTTTTAGGAAGTGCCGCTGCTTGCGGGATTTTTGGATTCATTATTAAGTCTTATGGAGTAAACATAGATTTAATTCATTTTATCCTTATAGGATTGATTTGTGGTGTGTTTTGCCAATTCGGTGATTTAGTTGCTTCATCCATAAAAAGATATGTAAATGTAAAAGACTATAGCAATCTTATACCAGGACATGGCGGTATATTAGATAGATTTGATAGCATACTTTTTGCATCAGTGGTAGTATATTATTATGTAAGCCTTGTTATAGGTATATAA
- a CDS encoding isoprenyl transferase: MPFKKKKRKEKSLSYELDMNLIPKHIAIIMDGNGRWAKERNLPRTMGHRAGIETIREIVKECSRLGVKYLTLYAFSTENWKRPTDEVNALMKLLVEYLKNEFDELHSNNVVINSIGDISRLPLICQKELENAYARTNTNSGLVLNLALNYGGRDDITHAFKKMYKDLKFGNLMENDICEDTISKYLYTAGIPDPDIIIRPSGEQRLSNFLLWQCAYSEFWVSNIKWPEFKKEHLHQAISDYQNRDRRFGGI; the protein is encoded by the coding sequence ATACCTTTTAAAAAGAAAAAAAGAAAAGAAAAATCCCTTTCCTATGAATTGGATATGAACCTCATTCCAAAGCATATAGCTATAATTATGGATGGTAATGGTAGATGGGCTAAAGAGAGAAATTTACCACGTACCATGGGACATAGAGCAGGAATAGAGACTATAAGAGAAATAGTAAAAGAATGTAGTAGATTAGGTGTTAAATACTTGACTCTATATGCTTTTTCTACAGAAAACTGGAAAAGACCTACAGATGAAGTTAATGCTCTAATGAAACTTCTGGTTGAATATCTTAAGAATGAGTTTGATGAATTGCATTCTAATAACGTTGTTATCAATTCTATTGGAGATATTTCAAGGTTGCCTCTCATTTGCCAAAAGGAATTGGAAAATGCTTATGCAAGAACAAATACAAATTCAGGTTTGGTTTTAAACTTGGCTCTTAACTATGGAGGCAGAGATGATATAACCCATGCATTTAAAAAAATGTATAAGGATTTGAAGTTTGGTAATTTGATGGAGAATGACATATGTGAAGATACTATATCAAAATATTTATATACAGCTGGGATACCTGATCCTGATATTATTATTAGACCAAGCGGCGAACAAAGGCTAAGCAACTTTCTACTATGGCAATGCGCTTATTCTGAATTCTGGGTTTCTAATATAAAATGGCCTGAATTTAAAAAAGAACATCTTCATCAAGCTATTTCAGACTATCAAAATAGAGATAGGAGATTTGGCGGGATATGA
- the frr gene encoding ribosome recycling factor → MVKDIINSAEEKMNKTISVLKKDLASMKAGRANPTILDRVEVEYYGSMVPISQVGNISAPEPRIILIQPWEKSSIKNIEKAILKSDLGLTPSNDGSVIRLIIPELTEETRKNLVKTVKKTGEEAKVAVRSIRRDANDKIKALKKNNEISEDDMKKSEDDIQKKTDNFIKEIDKTIEHKEKEIMSV, encoded by the coding sequence ATGGTTAAAGACATCATTAATAGTGCTGAAGAAAAAATGAACAAAACTATATCAGTTCTAAAGAAAGACTTAGCTTCAATGAAAGCTGGAAGAGCAAACCCTACTATTCTAGATAGAGTAGAAGTTGAGTATTATGGAAGCATGGTGCCAATATCTCAAGTTGGCAACATTTCTGCGCCTGAACCAAGAATTATATTGATTCAACCTTGGGAAAAAAGTTCTATAAAAAATATAGAAAAAGCTATTTTAAAGTCAGATTTAGGATTAACTCCATCTAATGACGGTTCAGTAATAAGATTAATAATACCAGAGCTTACTGAAGAAACTAGGAAAAACCTAGTTAAAACTGTTAAAAAAACTGGCGAAGAAGCAAAGGTAGCTGTTAGATCTATAAGAAGAGATGCAAATGATAAGATTAAAGCTTTGAAGAAAAATAACGAAATATCTGAAGATGATATGAAAAAGTCAGAGGATGATATACAGAAAAAAACTGATAATTTTATCAAGGAAATAGACAAAACTATTGAACATAAAGAAAAAGAGATTATGTCTGTTTAA
- the pyrH gene encoding UMP kinase, giving the protein METVKYKRIMLKLSGEALAGENGFGIDFTVAQRIAEEIKELVDMGIEIGAVVGGGNIWRGRSGKGMDRTTADYMGMLATCINALALQDSLESIGVNTRVQTAIEMREIAEPFIRRRAMRHLEKGRVVIFAAGTGNPYFSTDTTAALRAAEIEADAILLAKKVDGVYDKDPHKYSDAKKYDSLSYIQVLEQGLQVMDSTATSLCMDNSIPIVVFALDQPGNIKRAVSGEKIGTIVSR; this is encoded by the coding sequence ATGGAAACCGTTAAATATAAAAGAATAATGTTAAAGCTGTCAGGCGAAGCTCTTGCTGGTGAAAACGGATTTGGAATTGATTTTACTGTTGCGCAAAGAATTGCTGAAGAAATAAAAGAGTTAGTAGATATGGGAATTGAAATCGGGGCTGTTGTTGGAGGCGGAAACATATGGCGCGGCAGAAGCGGTAAAGGAATGGATAGGACTACTGCTGACTATATGGGGATGCTAGCTACTTGTATTAATGCTCTTGCGCTGCAGGATTCACTTGAAAGTATAGGGGTTAATACTAGGGTTCAAACAGCTATAGAAATGAGAGAAATTGCAGAACCATTTATAAGAAGAAGAGCTATGAGGCATTTGGAAAAAGGCAGAGTAGTTATATTTGCGGCAGGTACTGGTAACCCATACTTTTCAACTGATACTACAGCAGCTTTAAGAGCAGCAGAAATCGAAGCTGATGCAATACTTCTTGCGAAAAAGGTTGATGGTGTATATGATAAAGATCCGCATAAATACTCGGATGCAAAAAAATACGACAGTTTATCATATATTCAGGTTCTTGAACAAGGACTTCAAGTAATGGATTCAACTGCAACTTCATTATGTATGGATAACAGTATACCTATTGTTGTGTTTGCACTAGATCAACCAGGAAATATAAAGAGAGCTGTTTCTGGTGAAAAAATTGGTACTATAGTATCAAGATAA
- the tsf gene encoding translation elongation factor Ts, with product MITAQMVKELRERTGAGMMECKKALNESNGDLDKAVEILRERGLAAAAKKSGRVAAEGLVETFVSENQRTGAIVEVNCETDFVAANEEFATLSKNIAKQASITNAKTVEELVEEKYIADNNITIKEALTALIAKLGENMTVRRFQKFSIDKGVVHSYIHGGGRIGVLVEVACEKDSDVVLTVAKDVAMQAAAANPLFLSREQVDSETLAKEREIYKVQAMNEGKPEHIAEKMVEGRIQKYYKENCLLEQLWIRNGDYTITKYLQEKSKEVGAPITVTRFVRFEKGEGIEKKEENFAEEVRKQMQQG from the coding sequence ATGATTACCGCACAAATGGTTAAAGAATTAAGAGAAAGAACCGGCGCTGGCATGATGGAATGCAAAAAAGCGTTAAATGAATCAAACGGTGACTTAGATAAAGCTGTAGAAATCCTTAGGGAAAGAGGATTGGCTGCTGCTGCAAAGAAATCAGGAAGAGTTGCTGCAGAAGGACTTGTTGAAACATTTGTTAGCGAAAACCAAAGAACTGGTGCTATAGTTGAAGTTAACTGTGAAACTGACTTTGTTGCTGCAAATGAAGAGTTTGCTACTTTAAGCAAGAACATAGCTAAGCAAGCTTCAATAACTAATGCTAAAACTGTTGAAGAATTAGTTGAAGAAAAGTACATAGCAGATAACAATATAACAATAAAAGAAGCTTTGACAGCTTTAATAGCTAAATTAGGCGAGAACATGACAGTAAGAAGATTCCAAAAGTTCTCAATAGATAAAGGTGTAGTACATAGTTATATTCATGGTGGCGGAAGAATAGGAGTTTTAGTTGAAGTAGCTTGTGAAAAAGACAGTGATGTTGTATTAACAGTAGCTAAAGACGTAGCTATGCAAGCAGCAGCTGCTAATCCATTATTCTTAAGCAGAGAGCAAGTAGACAGTGAAACATTAGCTAAGGAAAGAGAAATCTACAAAGTTCAAGCTATGAATGAGGGAAAACCAGAACATATAGCTGAAAAGATGGTTGAAGGAAGAATTCAAAAATATTACAAAGAAAATTGCTTATTAGAGCAACTTTGGATTAGAAACGGTGATTACACAATTACTAAGTATCTACAAGAAAAATCCAAAGAGGTTGGTGCACCAATAACTGTTACAAGATTTGTTAGATTTGAAAAAGGTGAAGGTATCGAGAAGAAAGAAGAAAACTTTGCTGAAGAAGTTCGTAAACAAATGCAACAGGGATAA
- the rpsB gene encoding 30S ribosomal protein S2: MSVISMKQLLEAGVHFGHQTRRWNPKMAPYIFTERNGIYIIDLQKTVKKIEDAYEFVKSISADGKDILFVGTKKQAQEAIQEEAVRSSMHFVNNRWLGGMLTNFRTIKARIRRLEELNKMEEDGTFDVLPKKEVIKLKAEREKLEKNLGGIQNMDSHNVGALFVVDPRKEKNAISEAKILGIPVVAIVDTNCDPDEVDYVIPGNDDAIRAVKLITAKIADAIIEGRQGEQLAE, from the coding sequence ATGTCAGTTATTTCAATGAAACAATTATTAGAAGCAGGTGTTCACTTTGGACATCAAACAAGAAGATGGAACCCTAAAATGGCTCCATACATCTTTACAGAGAGAAATGGTATCTATATAATAGACCTTCAAAAGACTGTAAAGAAAATAGAAGATGCTTATGAATTTGTTAAGAGCATTTCAGCAGATGGAAAAGATATCCTTTTTGTTGGTACTAAGAAGCAAGCTCAAGAAGCAATTCAAGAGGAAGCAGTAAGAAGTTCAATGCACTTTGTTAACAACAGATGGCTAGGTGGAATGCTTACAAATTTCAGAACAATAAAGGCTAGAATAAGAAGACTTGAAGAATTAAACAAAATGGAAGAAGATGGAACATTTGATGTTCTGCCAAAGAAAGAAGTTATTAAGTTAAAAGCTGAAAGAGAAAAGCTTGAAAAGAATCTTGGTGGAATACAAAACATGGATAGCCACAATGTTGGTGCTTTATTTGTAGTTGATCCAAGAAAAGAAAAGAATGCTATATCTGAAGCTAAAATTCTTGGTATACCTGTTGTTGCTATAGTAGATACTAACTGTGATCCAGATGAGGTTGACTATGTAATACCAGGTAATGATGATGCTATAAGAGCTGTTAAACTTATAACTGCTAAAATAGCTGATGCTATAATAGAAGGAAGACAAGGCGAGCAATTAGCTGAGTAA
- the codY gene encoding GTP-sensing pleiotropic transcriptional regulator CodY — protein MSSLLSKTRMLNKILQKSGTEPVVFDDICKLLSDVLTCNVYIISRKGKILGYNLAADFECDIVKNKIISDMRFPEAYNSKLLNVHETMANMENEGLCVFEQELGCEIKNKLSTVVPINGNRERLGTLLLARFDNDFTDDDLVLAEYSATIIGLEILRSKSEEIEDEARKKAVVQLAIGTLSYSELEAVEHIFNELEGSEGLLVASKIADKVGITRSVIVNALRKFESAGVIESRSLGMKGTHIKILNDKLLDELKKIK, from the coding sequence ATGTCATCATTATTAAGTAAAACTCGTATGCTTAATAAAATATTACAAAAGTCAGGTACTGAACCTGTTGTATTTGACGATATATGTAAATTATTAAGCGATGTTTTGACATGTAATGTCTACATAATAAGTAGAAAAGGTAAAATATTAGGATATAATCTGGCTGCTGATTTCGAATGTGATATAGTTAAGAATAAGATAATCAGCGATATGAGGTTTCCAGAAGCATATAACAGCAAACTGTTAAATGTTCATGAAACTATGGCCAATATGGAAAATGAGGGGCTTTGTGTTTTCGAACAAGAACTTGGATGTGAGATTAAAAACAAGTTATCAACAGTAGTTCCTATTAATGGCAATAGAGAAAGATTGGGGACACTGCTTTTAGCTAGGTTTGATAATGATTTTACAGATGATGATTTAGTTCTTGCAGAATATAGCGCTACTATCATAGGACTTGAAATACTTAGATCTAAGAGCGAAGAAATAGAAGATGAAGCAAGAAAGAAAGCTGTAGTTCAGTTAGCTATAGGAACACTTTCTTATTCAGAATTGGAAGCTGTTGAACACATATTTAATGAGTTAGAAGGAAGTGAAGGGCTTCTAGTTGCTTCTAAAATAGCTGATAAAGTAGGAATAACAAGATCTGTTATAGTAAATGCACTAAGAAAATTTGAGAGTGCTGGAGTTATAGAGTCAAGATCCCTTGGAATGAAGGGAACACATATTAAGATATTAAATGACAAGTTATTAGATGAATTAAAAAAAATTAAATAA
- the topA gene encoding type I DNA topoisomerase, with product MGQRLVIVESPAKAKTIGKYLGKNYIVEASMGHVRDLPKSQLGVDVENNYSPKYITIRGKGDLLDKLRKAAKKSEKIYLATDPDREGEAISWHLARVLNINEAEKCRIEFNEITKNAVKNAIKTPRAINLNLVDAQQARRVLDRLVGYEISPILWKKIKWGLSAGRVQSVTLKMICDRENEITSFIPKEYWTIECDLQKNDVKKTFIVKLVSKNNKKIEIDNEQESNLIIQEIEKGKFVVNKIKKAEKHKNPLPPFTTSTLQQDAYKRLNFATKRTMSIAQQLYEGIDIKGHGTLGLITYMRTDSVRISEDAQKAASEFIQGTYGNAYIPPAPRNFKGKKNIQDAHEAIRPTYVELTPAIVRDSLKDEQYKLYNLIWNRFMASQMATCVLNTISVEVVNGDYKFRASGSSVKFDGFMKLYEYSTEEEEEATHIPELLEGENLLKRTVLPKQHFTQPPPRFSEASLVKTLEEYGIGRPSTYAPIISTLLERKYINRDKKTLVPTELGVIVNTIISEYFKEIVDVEFTAGMEDKLDNIEEGKENWNSVVDDFFKPIKKSIEIAEKEISKIEIEDEISEEKCDKCGRNMVIKHGRFGDFLACPGYPDCKNTKPIVEQLDVPCPKCGGKILAKRSKKGKKFFGCGNYPNCDFVSWFEPSTKACPACGGITVKKYSKSKGTVHECMNETCKTKTYENDNQ from the coding sequence ATGGGTCAAAGACTAGTCATTGTCGAGTCTCCTGCGAAAGCTAAAACTATTGGTAAATACTTGGGTAAAAATTATATAGTGGAAGCTTCAATGGGACATGTTAGAGATTTACCTAAAAGTCAGCTAGGAGTGGATGTAGAAAATAATTATTCACCTAAGTACATAACTATAAGAGGTAAAGGCGACCTTTTAGATAAGCTTAGAAAAGCGGCCAAAAAAAGCGAGAAGATTTATTTAGCAACGGACCCCGATAGAGAAGGAGAGGCTATCTCCTGGCATTTAGCTAGAGTACTAAATATAAATGAAGCTGAAAAATGCAGAATTGAGTTTAATGAAATAACAAAAAATGCTGTTAAAAATGCAATTAAGACTCCAAGAGCTATAAATTTAAATTTAGTTGATGCACAGCAAGCAAGAAGAGTTCTTGACAGACTTGTTGGGTATGAGATTAGCCCCATACTATGGAAAAAAATTAAATGGGGACTTAGTGCAGGTAGGGTTCAATCTGTTACACTTAAAATGATTTGTGATAGAGAAAATGAAATAACATCTTTCATACCAAAGGAATATTGGACTATAGAATGTGACTTGCAAAAAAATGATGTTAAGAAGACTTTCATTGTAAAACTTGTTTCTAAAAATAATAAAAAGATAGAAATAGATAATGAGCAGGAAAGTAATTTAATAATTCAAGAAATCGAAAAAGGAAAATTTGTTGTTAATAAAATAAAGAAAGCTGAAAAACACAAAAATCCACTGCCGCCATTTACAACTAGTACACTGCAGCAGGATGCATATAAAAGATTGAATTTTGCCACAAAACGTACTATGTCTATAGCCCAGCAGCTTTATGAAGGAATTGATATTAAAGGGCATGGAACACTCGGATTGATAACCTATATGAGAACAGATTCCGTTAGAATTTCAGAGGATGCTCAAAAAGCTGCATCAGAATTTATACAAGGTACCTATGGAAATGCGTATATTCCTCCTGCTCCGAGAAACTTTAAGGGGAAAAAGAATATTCAGGATGCACACGAGGCTATAAGACCAACATATGTTGAGTTGACGCCGGCTATTGTAAGGGATAGCTTAAAAGATGAACAGTATAAACTGTATAATTTAATATGGAATAGGTTTATGGCTAGTCAAATGGCAACTTGTGTACTTAACACAATATCCGTAGAGGTAGTCAATGGGGATTACAAATTTAGGGCCAGCGGATCTAGCGTAAAGTTTGACGGCTTTATGAAACTTTATGAATACAGTACAGAGGAAGAAGAAGAAGCGACACATATTCCTGAGCTTTTAGAAGGTGAGAACCTTCTAAAGAGAACAGTTTTACCAAAGCAACATTTTACACAGCCGCCTCCAAGATTTTCAGAAGCATCTTTAGTCAAAACTTTGGAGGAATATGGAATAGGAAGACCTAGTACATATGCGCCTATAATATCTACTCTTCTTGAAAGAAAATATATAAACAGAGATAAAAAGACTTTAGTTCCTACTGAATTAGGAGTAATAGTAAATACAATAATCAGCGAATACTTTAAAGAAATAGTTGATGTTGAATTTACTGCTGGAATGGAAGATAAGCTTGATAATATTGAAGAAGGTAAGGAAAATTGGAACAGTGTAGTAGATGATTTTTTTAAGCCTATTAAAAAGTCAATCGAGATAGCTGAAAAGGAAATTTCCAAAATTGAAATTGAAGATGAGATAAGTGAAGAAAAATGCGATAAATGCGGAAGAAATATGGTTATAAAGCATGGCAGATTTGGTGACTTTTTAGCTTGCCCAGGTTACCCGGATTGTAAAAATACAAAGCCAATAGTTGAACAGCTTGATGTACCATGTCCCAAATGTGGTGGAAAGATTCTAGCCAAAAGAAGTAAGAAGGGAAAGAAATTTTTTGGATGTGGAAATTATCCAAACTGTGATTTTGTAAGTTGGTTTGAACCAAGTACAAAAGCTTGCCCTGCGTGTGGAGGAATTACTGTTAAAAAATACTCAAAATCCAAGGGCACGGTACATGAATGTATGAATGAAACTTGTAAAACTAAGACTTATGAAAACGACAACCAATAA